Proteins encoded in a region of the Solanum dulcamara chromosome 9, daSolDulc1.2, whole genome shotgun sequence genome:
- the LOC129902966 gene encoding clathrin interactor EPSIN 1-like isoform X1: protein MDFMKVFDQTVREIKREVNLKVLKVPEIEQKGLRIELWECKKDFSSQVLDATDDEPWGPHGTALADIAQATKKFSECQMVMNALWTRLPETGKNWRYVYKALAVIEYLVAHGSERAVDEIVEHTYQISSLTSFEYVEPNGKDMGINVRKKAENIVALLNNKEKIQEVRDKASANRDKYFGLSSSGVTFKSSSASFSSSGNFQSGDRYGGFEHKNDGDSFKDSYKVKDRYGEDKVDRSTFKSKKGSSHHGSKVQATVSASGSKTAKRVGIPDKASSSPSQSVAASSSKYEEDFDDFDPRGSSSTKPSTGNSGQVDLFGQNLIGDLLDAPTPVPADNSSVTSHPSEVDIFADTNFVSVKPDSKMSVDLFASQPSSSPLASSTIDFFAAPDPVVQPDVSSSKPVQINTTTVDPFAAVPLNNFDSSDPFAAFVSPADPISVPNESATSGGNQQTPTKSDKSPLEAKPTPKKDNFQVSSGIWADSLSRGLIDLNIAAPTKVNLADVGIMGGLTDGSDVKEKGPTTFYMGRAMGQGTKLGQSGFTSTSTAADDFFSSHQNYQFGSFQK, encoded by the exons ATGGATTTCATGAAGGTCTTCGATCAAACGGTTCGCGAAAT AAAGAGGGAGGTAAATTTGAAAGTGTTGAAGGTTCCTGAGATCGAGCAGAAG GGTTTAAGAATTGAATTATGGGAGTGCAAAAAAGATTTCTCTAGCCAG GTATTGGATGCTACGGATGACGAACCTTGGGGCCCCCATGGTACTGCATTGGCTGATATAGCTCAGGCCACAAAAAAATT CTCTGAGTGTCAGATGGTTATGAATGCCTTGTGGACAAGATTGCCTGAAACAGGAAAGAACTGGCGTTATGTCTATAAG GCGCTGGCTGTTATAGAGTATTTGGTGGCACATGGATCTGAACGCGCAGTTGATGAGATCGTAGAACATACCTATCAGATCTCA TCTCTCACAAGTTTCGAGTATGTTGAACCCAATGGGAAAGATATGGGAATCAATGTGAGGAAAAAAGCAGAAAACATTGTGGCACTACTGAATAACAAGGAAAAGATACAAGAGGTTAGAGATAAAGCTTCTGCAAATCGCGACAA GTACTTTGGACTGTCATCTTCCGGGGTAACATTTAAGTCAAGCTCTGCCTCTTTTAGTAGCAGCGGCAACTTTCAGAGTGGTGATCGCTACGGAGGTTTTGAACATAAAAATGATGGCGATTCGTTTAAGGATAGTTATAAGGTAAAGGATCGGTATGGTGAAGATAAGGTTGACCGAAGTACTTTTAAATCAAAAAAGGGGTCATCTCATCATGGCAG CAAGGTGCAAGCCACTGTTTCAGCTAGTGGATCAAAGACAGCAAAGAGAGTAGGTATACCTGATAAAGCTAGTTCTAGTCCTTCACAGAGCGTAGCTGCATCTTCAAGTAAATATGAGgaagattttgatgattttgatcCTCGAGGGTCTTCAAGTACTA AGCCTTCTACAGGAAACTCTGGCCAAGTAGATCTATTTGGGCAAAATTTGATTGGTGACCTCTTGGATGCACCAACACCTGTTCCAGCTGATAATTCATCTGTCACTAGTCATCCATCGGAGGTTGATATATTTGCTGACACCAATTTTGTATCGGTGAAACCAGATTCTAAG ATGAGTGTAGATCTGTTTGCTTCCCAGCCTTCCTCTTCACCTTTAGCTTCTTCAACAATAGATTTTTTTGCTGCACCAGATCCTGTTGTTCAACCCGACGTCAGCTCTTCTAAACCAGTCCAGATAAATACTACTACGGTCGATCCATTTGCTGCAGTTCCACTAAATAACTTTGATAGTTCTGATCCTTTTGCTGCATTTGTTTCTCCTGCTGATCCTATATCAGTACCCAATGAAAGTGCCACCAGTGGTGGGAATCAGCAGACTCCTACCAAATCAGACAAATCTCCTCTCGAAGCAAAGCCCACACCGAAGAAGGATAATTTTCAAGTCAGCTCCGGAATATGGGCTGATTCATTGAGCCGTGGACTCATTGATCTGAATATTGCTGCAC CCACAAAGGTCAACCTTGCAGATGTAGGCATCATGGGTGGATTGACCGATGggtcagatgtgaaagaaaaagGGCCAACCACTTTTTACATGGGTAGAGCCATGGGTCAAGGAACCAAACTTGGCCAATCCGGGTTCACGTCCACATCAACGGCTGCAGATGACTTTTTTTCAAGTCACCAAAACTATCAATTTGGCAGCTTCCAAAAGTGA
- the LOC129902689 gene encoding vacuolar protein sorting-associated protein 32 homolog 2-like — protein sequence MFKRLLGQPKQETNALATLDKLNETLEMLEKKEKVLLKKATAEVERAKEFTRAKNKRAAIQCLKRKRLYEQQVEQLGNFQLRIHDQMILLEGAKATTETVDALRTGAAAMKAMQKATNIDDVDKTMDEINEQTENMKMIQEALSTPIGAAADFDEDELEAELEELEGAELEEQLLQPATTAPSAPIHLPAGRQQMRPAAQHSRTEEDELAALQAEMAL from the exons ATGTTTAAGCGATTACTTGGACAACCCAAACAAGAAACAAATGCTCTAGCAACATTAGACAAGTTAAATGAG ACGCTTGAGATGCTTGAGAAAAAGGAGAAAGTTTTATTGAAGAAGGCTACTGCTGAGGTTGAAAGAGCGAAGGAATTTACTAGAGCAAAAAATAAAAGGG CTGCAATTCAATGTTTGAAAAGGAAAAGGCTCTATGAACAGCAAGTCGAACAGCTTGGAAATTTCCAATTGCGTATCCATGATCAG ATGATACTGCTAGAAGGTGCAAAAGCCACAACAGAAACCGTTGATGCTCTGAGAACTGGAGCAGCTGCAATGAAAGCCATGCAGAAGGCAAC GAATATTGACGATGTTGACAAAACAATGGATGAAATCAATGAGCAGACTGAGAACATGAAAATGATTCAGGAAGCATTATCTACACCAATTGGTGCAGCTGCTGATTTTGATGAA GATGAGTTAGAGGCAGAACTTGAAGAACTGGAAGGAGCTGAGTTGGAGGAACAACTCCTTCAGCCTGCTACTACTGCCCCATCTGCACCTATTCATCTGCCTGCTGGTAGGCAACAAATGCGTCCTGCTGCCCAACACAGCAGAACGGAAGAAGATGAACTTGCTGCTTTGCAGGCTGAAATGGCTCTTTGA
- the LOC129902966 gene encoding clathrin interactor EPSIN 1-like isoform X2: MDFMKVFDQTVREIKREVNLKVLKVPEIEQKVLDATDDEPWGPHGTALADIAQATKKFSECQMVMNALWTRLPETGKNWRYVYKALAVIEYLVAHGSERAVDEIVEHTYQISSLTSFEYVEPNGKDMGINVRKKAENIVALLNNKEKIQEVRDKASANRDKYFGLSSSGVTFKSSSASFSSSGNFQSGDRYGGFEHKNDGDSFKDSYKVKDRYGEDKVDRSTFKSKKGSSHHGSKVQATVSASGSKTAKRVGIPDKASSSPSQSVAASSSKYEEDFDDFDPRGSSSTKPSTGNSGQVDLFGQNLIGDLLDAPTPVPADNSSVTSHPSEVDIFADTNFVSVKPDSKMSVDLFASQPSSSPLASSTIDFFAAPDPVVQPDVSSSKPVQINTTTVDPFAAVPLNNFDSSDPFAAFVSPADPISVPNESATSGGNQQTPTKSDKSPLEAKPTPKKDNFQVSSGIWADSLSRGLIDLNIAAPTKVNLADVGIMGGLTDGSDVKEKGPTTFYMGRAMGQGTKLGQSGFTSTSTAADDFFSSHQNYQFGSFQK, translated from the exons ATGGATTTCATGAAGGTCTTCGATCAAACGGTTCGCGAAAT AAAGAGGGAGGTAAATTTGAAAGTGTTGAAGGTTCCTGAGATCGAGCAGAAG GTATTGGATGCTACGGATGACGAACCTTGGGGCCCCCATGGTACTGCATTGGCTGATATAGCTCAGGCCACAAAAAAATT CTCTGAGTGTCAGATGGTTATGAATGCCTTGTGGACAAGATTGCCTGAAACAGGAAAGAACTGGCGTTATGTCTATAAG GCGCTGGCTGTTATAGAGTATTTGGTGGCACATGGATCTGAACGCGCAGTTGATGAGATCGTAGAACATACCTATCAGATCTCA TCTCTCACAAGTTTCGAGTATGTTGAACCCAATGGGAAAGATATGGGAATCAATGTGAGGAAAAAAGCAGAAAACATTGTGGCACTACTGAATAACAAGGAAAAGATACAAGAGGTTAGAGATAAAGCTTCTGCAAATCGCGACAA GTACTTTGGACTGTCATCTTCCGGGGTAACATTTAAGTCAAGCTCTGCCTCTTTTAGTAGCAGCGGCAACTTTCAGAGTGGTGATCGCTACGGAGGTTTTGAACATAAAAATGATGGCGATTCGTTTAAGGATAGTTATAAGGTAAAGGATCGGTATGGTGAAGATAAGGTTGACCGAAGTACTTTTAAATCAAAAAAGGGGTCATCTCATCATGGCAG CAAGGTGCAAGCCACTGTTTCAGCTAGTGGATCAAAGACAGCAAAGAGAGTAGGTATACCTGATAAAGCTAGTTCTAGTCCTTCACAGAGCGTAGCTGCATCTTCAAGTAAATATGAGgaagattttgatgattttgatcCTCGAGGGTCTTCAAGTACTA AGCCTTCTACAGGAAACTCTGGCCAAGTAGATCTATTTGGGCAAAATTTGATTGGTGACCTCTTGGATGCACCAACACCTGTTCCAGCTGATAATTCATCTGTCACTAGTCATCCATCGGAGGTTGATATATTTGCTGACACCAATTTTGTATCGGTGAAACCAGATTCTAAG ATGAGTGTAGATCTGTTTGCTTCCCAGCCTTCCTCTTCACCTTTAGCTTCTTCAACAATAGATTTTTTTGCTGCACCAGATCCTGTTGTTCAACCCGACGTCAGCTCTTCTAAACCAGTCCAGATAAATACTACTACGGTCGATCCATTTGCTGCAGTTCCACTAAATAACTTTGATAGTTCTGATCCTTTTGCTGCATTTGTTTCTCCTGCTGATCCTATATCAGTACCCAATGAAAGTGCCACCAGTGGTGGGAATCAGCAGACTCCTACCAAATCAGACAAATCTCCTCTCGAAGCAAAGCCCACACCGAAGAAGGATAATTTTCAAGTCAGCTCCGGAATATGGGCTGATTCATTGAGCCGTGGACTCATTGATCTGAATATTGCTGCAC CCACAAAGGTCAACCTTGCAGATGTAGGCATCATGGGTGGATTGACCGATGggtcagatgtgaaagaaaaagGGCCAACCACTTTTTACATGGGTAGAGCCATGGGTCAAGGAACCAAACTTGGCCAATCCGGGTTCACGTCCACATCAACGGCTGCAGATGACTTTTTTTCAAGTCACCAAAACTATCAATTTGGCAGCTTCCAAAAGTGA
- the LOC129902965 gene encoding protein HEADING DATE 3B-like, with amino-acid sequence MKRGIGEEKVMEPMFPRLHVNDTEKGGPRAPPRNKMALYEQLSIPSQHYNPGDLPLNSSNSANLVPLHSSQENEHERGAFSSRQLPALRHPVKKPHGRSSGSNTPLREVKSKKQTEKEDFRVPTFGNSKERAVSTEDYSKGTSDSLSMDKREGTLKQTDQLLHFNPRENLVNTFGESHKTNTVQLEFRSDSQVDCTVFSGFVIDVDNDSQENKTCKSSQTGEMDHSDELSETSMVEYVSEMDISPDDVVRIIGQKHFWKARRAIANQQRTLAVQVFELHRLLKVQKLIAGSSNVNLENNAYLGKPIKRLSAKRISLEHSVKAPENDLRTKNDSEKPKSRMECNTENDVGKTSLSSVQNGSQPSSCRPLSEKQLPTPVKYDSFTSPWCFNQPLGNQWLIPVMSPSEGLVYKPHPGLAVISPVYGGCGPPWSTPVTGNFLAPAYGLPFGPPTGHGYFRPFGMPVMNPATPSPAQYQPNQVAATHSQGQLSRGRASFNIQHQNSINVGSENDGTVPEDVRLYPSRDSELQASTASSPSERALAVDVGNSTKGRNAFHLFPTSPAVDNPVLRPQPHFPERPARAIKVIPHNARSATESAARIFQSIQEERKQY; translated from the exons ATGAAAAGAGGCATAGGTGAAGAGAAAGTTATGGAGCCTATGTTTCCAAGGCTTCATGTTAATGATACAGAAAAAGGAGGTCCAAGAGCACCTCCAAGGAACAAGATGGCTCTTTATGAACAGCTTAGTATCCCTTCCCAACATTACAACCCTGGTGATTTGCCTCTTAACAGTAGTAACAGTGCAAATTTGGTCCCTCTTCACTCAAGCCAG GAGAATGAACACGAAAGGGGTGCTTTTTCCTCAAGACAACTTCCTGCATTAAGACATCCAGTTAAGAAGCCACATGGCCGTAGTTCTGGTTCAAATACTCCATTGCGGGAAGTTAAGTCTAAAAAGCAAACAGAAAAGGAAGATTTTAGAGTTCCCACTTTTGGGAACTCCAAGGAGCGTGCAGTAAGCACAGAGGACTATTCTAAAGGTACCTCAGATTCTTTATCTATGGATAAGCGAGAAGGTACTTTGAAGCAGACTGATCAACTCTTGCATTTCAATCCAAGAGAGAATCTTGTTAACACCTTTGGTGAATCACATAAGACCAATACAGTACAGTTGGAATTCAGATCTGATTCTCAAGTTGATTGCACCGTCTTTTCTGGATTTGTCATAGATGTTGATAATG ACTCCCAGGAAAATAAGACATGCAAATCATCACAAACAGGAGAAATGGACCACAGTGATGAACTATCAGAGACTTCCATGGTCGAGTATGTATCTGAAATGGACATTTCTCCTGATGATGTTGTTAGAATAATTGGACAAAAACATTTCTGGAAAGCAAGACGAGCTATTGCCAA CCAGCAGAGAACGCTTGCAGTTCAAGTATTTGAGCTGCATCGACTACTCAAG GTCCAGAAACTGATAGCTGGTTCGTCAAATGTGAATCTCGAAAATAATGCTTATTTAGGCAAACCTATAAAGAGGTTGTCTGCTAAAAGAATTTCTTTGGAGCATAGTGTCAAAGCACCTGAAAATGATTTGCGGACCAAGAATGATTCGGAGAAGCCTAAATCTCGGATGGAATGCAATACTGAAAATGACGTAGGAAAGACATCTCTTTCTTCTGTACAAAATGGTAGCCAACCTTCTAGCTGCAGACCACTTTCAGAAAAACAACTACCAACACCCGTAAAATATGATTCCTTTACTAGTCCTTGGTGCTTCAATCAACCTCTGGGGAATCAATGGTTGATACCCGTGATGTCTCCTTCTGAAGGACTCGTATACAAGCCACACCCTGGACTTGCAGTCATAAGTCCAGTATATGGAGGTTGTGGACCCCCGTGGTCGACTCCAGTGACGGGAAACTTTTTAGCTCCAGCATATGGACTTCCCTTTGGGCCTCCGACTGGTCATGGCTACTTTCGTCCCTTTGGCATGCCAGTTATGAATCCAGCAACCCCATCTCCAGCTCAATATCAACCAAACCAGGTTGCTGCAACGCATTCTCAAGGCCAATTATCGCGAGGGAGAGCTAGTTTTAACATTCAACACCAGAACTCAATTAATGTTGGGAGTGAGAATGATGGAACCGTGCCAGAGGATGTGAGATTGTATCCCTCTAGAGATTCTGAGTTGCAGGCCAGTACTGCAAGTAGTCCTAGTGAAAGAGCTCTTGCAGTAGACGTGGGCAACTCCACGAAAGGAAGAAATGCATTTCATCTCTTCCCAACTTCTCCAGCTGTTGACAATCCCGTTCTTAGGCCTCAGCCTCATTTTCCTGAACGCCCTGCCCGAGCAATCAAAGTTATACCTCACAATGCCAGGTCAGCTACAGAATCTGCTGCTCGGATTTTTCAGTCCATACAAGAAGAGAGAAAACAGTATTGA